From the Selenomonas timonae genome, one window contains:
- a CDS encoding DNA glycosylase family protein, with protein MIEQMLFMKVSQKIYARLEDLCDGDISPSKIEMLSDEKIGSIGTSKPKVSYIRNLTNAIITGDVNLDDLAHKFDAEVMAALTKIRGIGSWTAKCI; from the coding sequence ATGATTGAACAGATGCTTTTCATGAAGGTCAGTCAAAAGATATATGCACGATTGGAGGATTTGTGCGATGGAGATATTTCCCCCAGTAAAATAGAGATGCTTTCGGATGAGAAAATCGGATCTATCGGCACATCAAAACCGAAAGTGTCCTATATTCGAAATCTCACCAATGCTATCATCACTGGAGATGTAAACCTTGATGATTTAGCGCATAAATTTGATGCTGAGGTTATGGCTGCACTCACAAAAATCCGTGGTATCGGCAGTTGGACGGCAAAATGTATCTGA
- a CDS encoding helix-turn-helix domain-containing protein, producing the protein MRITYNRLWKLLIDKGMNRQDLRRITGISPASIAKLGKGENITTDILLKICVALDCNIEDIMESVKE; encoded by the coding sequence ATGCGAATCACTTATAACAGGCTGTGGAAGCTCCTGATCGACAAAGGCATGAATCGGCAGGATCTCAGGCGTATAACGGGCATCAGCCCCGCCTCCATCGCCAAGCTGGGCAAGGGAGAGAATATCACCACAGACATTCTTCTGAAGATATGTGTGGCGCTCGATTGCAATATTGAAGATATTATGGAGTCCGTGAAGGAGTAG
- a CDS encoding AAA family ATPase: MAGIYFSRVTARGIGKRDSFVDFTPGLNIICGRSNTGKTAVARCIDFALGKMGDFPIDETFGYDEVELLVQAADGTISITRKFHKDQVDVITNIPGMMSDKYNLKYSQSQRNGLPVLSDLLLSAMGIPVPCMVIKNIDFKRAPLTLRTFLHMLLFLNNDIGKVESVLEPKESIQKTVFLSSLLFLMTGSNFPEHDEQTKKEIRIAERNAILRYVNRQISNISEKKKVLQKQMTAFQGIDVEQQMTALIAGIEQTESAISAALSRRQELVQEISELQEKMTEAELMKSRYTALKSQYTADIKRLTFIADGEMSRSVHDKNTVCPFCESHFTPKDDETYIESARGELSRILAQMNDLTKAEQSLAEEMNWMSEEMAKLDAEKDSIECHIQQELRPKAEAMRKSLADYKNFLQLKREMSVIDDFAVGWEADLRNPPVEPESALQYHPREHFDDDFKRLINQYYKDILRECNYSTEPIVANFNISDFDIEINGHKKSTHEGQGYTSFVNSVTALTFRHYLAHHGKYYPGFLIIDTPLLGLDQGVADSAPESMCSGLFRYFMNHQEEGQLIIIENSKNLPDLDYEAAGANVITFTKGLTEGRPGFLHGVE, from the coding sequence ATGGCCGGAATATATTTTAGCCGTGTCACGGCAAGAGGCATAGGCAAGCGCGACTCTTTCGTGGATTTCACCCCCGGTCTGAACATCATCTGTGGGCGGTCGAATACCGGGAAGACCGCCGTTGCTCGGTGTATTGATTTTGCTCTTGGCAAAATGGGTGACTTCCCCATAGACGAGACTTTTGGTTATGACGAAGTGGAACTTCTGGTGCAGGCTGCCGATGGCACGATCAGTATCACGCGTAAATTTCACAAGGATCAAGTGGACGTGATAACCAACATCCCCGGCATGATGAGTGACAAATACAATCTGAAATACAGTCAGAGTCAAAGAAACGGCTTGCCTGTGCTGAGTGACCTGCTTTTGAGCGCAATGGGGATTCCCGTCCCCTGCATGGTGATCAAGAACATCGATTTCAAGCGGGCACCACTGACACTCCGAACCTTCCTCCACATGCTGCTCTTTCTCAACAATGACATCGGCAAGGTAGAATCCGTGTTGGAGCCGAAGGAAAGCATTCAAAAGACCGTCTTTCTCTCTTCCCTGCTGTTTTTGATGACCGGCTCCAATTTTCCCGAGCACGATGAGCAGACCAAGAAGGAAATCCGAATCGCAGAGCGAAATGCCATTTTAAGATATGTGAACAGGCAGATCAGCAACATCTCTGAGAAGAAGAAGGTGCTGCAAAAACAGATGACGGCGTTTCAGGGCATTGATGTGGAGCAGCAGATGACCGCCCTCATTGCAGGGATTGAGCAGACGGAATCTGCGATCTCTGCAGCTCTCTCCCGCCGACAGGAACTGGTGCAAGAAATCAGCGAACTGCAGGAGAAAATGACTGAGGCGGAACTGATGAAGTCCCGGTACACCGCCCTCAAGAGCCAGTACACAGCCGACATCAAGAGACTGACCTTTATTGCCGACGGCGAGATGAGTCGGAGCGTTCACGATAAGAACACCGTCTGCCCCTTTTGCGAAAGTCATTTCACGCCCAAGGATGATGAAACCTACATCGAATCTGCCCGTGGAGAACTGTCCCGCATATTGGCTCAGATGAATGATTTGACGAAAGCAGAACAGTCGCTCGCCGAGGAAATGAACTGGATGTCAGAGGAGATGGCAAAACTCGATGCCGAGAAGGACAGCATCGAGTGCCACATTCAGCAGGAGCTGCGTCCTAAAGCAGAGGCGATGCGCAAATCACTCGCAGACTACAAAAACTTCCTGCAATTAAAGCGCGAGATGAGCGTAATCGACGATTTTGCAGTCGGCTGGGAGGCAGATTTAAGGAATCCTCCGGTCGAGCCGGAATCTGCGTTGCAATATCATCCCAGAGAGCATTTTGATGACGATTTCAAAAGACTCATCAACCAATATTACAAGGACATCCTTCGTGAATGCAATTATTCGACAGAGCCTATTGTTGCCAATTTCAACATCTCCGATTTTGATATAGAGATTAATGGGCATAAAAAATCTACCCATGAAGGGCAGGGATATACGTCCTTTGTCAACAGCGTAACTGCACTCACCTTCCGTCACTATCTTGCCCACCATGGCAAGTATTACCCGGGCTTCCTCATCATTGACACGCCCCTTCTTGGTCTTGACCAAGGCGTAGCGGATTCTGCGCCGGAAAGTATGTGTTCCGGACTCTTTCGCTATTTCATGAACCACCAAGAGGAGGGGCAGCTGATTATCATTGAGAATTCCAAGAATCTGCCGGATTTGGACTATGAGGCAGCAGGAGCCAATGTCATCACCTTCACCAAGGGGCTGACGGAAGGCCGTCCCGGTTTTCTTCATGGCGTAGAGTAA
- a CDS encoding ABC-three component system middle component 2, translating into MPKLFNTSFEVSLRILLILSAVKPRSITIDRIAAYDLMTVYGRDFGMAEQNLHGENQFSFSELPAKREQLNGALRSLVLDGFISVAPSPGGFLFGLNERGREFVKSMQSEYAAAYMETVKKTHRMLGKTSDASLLSKITRQAMDALKRR; encoded by the coding sequence ATGCCTAAACTGTTCAATACGTCCTTTGAGGTGTCACTTCGCATTTTGCTCATCCTCTCTGCCGTAAAGCCGCGTTCCATAACCATTGACCGCATCGCGGCGTATGACCTTATGACAGTCTATGGACGGGATTTCGGTATGGCAGAACAAAACCTGCACGGCGAAAACCAGTTCAGTTTTAGTGAACTCCCCGCCAAGCGGGAGCAGTTAAACGGCGCACTGAGATCCCTTGTGCTGGACGGCTTTATCTCTGTAGCCCCCTCCCCCGGAGGATTCTTGTTCGGACTGAATGAGCGCGGCCGTGAGTTCGTGAAATCCATGCAGTCCGAATACGCTGCAGCATATATGGAGACAGTAAAAAAGACACACCGAATGCTTGGAAAAACATCCGATGCGTCTTTGCTTTCAAAGATTACGCGACAGGCGATGGACGCGCTAAAGAGGAGATAA
- a CDS encoding ABC-three component system protein — MLTISLFLQIMRKYVGAENKSIPSFCAYFFALFMKEPISSREVGLDDDDKYYPFGKESEKSAAYKMYKGKRDIPESVLRAVHANLDKSRFLEAAADIPFDARKNLCTDLSQYGVDCTTDNVDETCAEIFCSIIKAELQKLPGAQIDLFEGRNEVGEVVPAVPIHPSRFANGSVYLLSGEIIKLHPALMPHEDINDATLPYINALCEVYSERLEREVTPDTAGELPENLQQHLKRQREAYFDAKSIQHSVRDAFVDGEHQFDALKDDAYDGIEMVYFDENHETGYVRLQEVLKKITSTELAKSNLVNIKGFISNRTRKGVCHILVDDERIKSWVNIDA; from the coding sequence GTGTTAACCATCAGTCTGTTTTTACAGATCATGAGAAAGTACGTTGGTGCGGAGAACAAATCAATACCGAGTTTCTGCGCCTACTTCTTCGCCCTCTTTATGAAGGAACCGATCTCTTCTCGCGAGGTTGGTCTGGACGATGATGACAAGTACTACCCTTTCGGCAAGGAATCTGAGAAAAGTGCCGCCTACAAAATGTACAAGGGAAAGAGAGACATCCCGGAATCTGTCCTGCGGGCGGTTCATGCCAATCTCGACAAGAGCCGCTTCTTGGAAGCAGCTGCGGATATCCCCTTCGATGCCCGCAAAAATCTGTGCACCGACCTCTCTCAATACGGGGTAGATTGCACCACAGACAATGTAGACGAGACGTGCGCCGAGATTTTCTGCAGCATCATCAAAGCGGAACTGCAAAAACTCCCCGGCGCCCAAATTGATCTCTTTGAAGGAAGGAATGAAGTCGGCGAGGTTGTTCCCGCCGTGCCGATTCACCCCTCCCGATTTGCGAATGGCTCGGTCTATCTGCTCAGCGGCGAGATCATCAAACTGCATCCTGCCCTAATGCCTCACGAGGACATCAACGACGCCACGCTCCCGTATATCAATGCACTCTGCGAGGTGTATTCGGAGCGTCTCGAAAGAGAAGTCACCCCCGATACCGCAGGAGAATTGCCGGAGAATCTGCAGCAGCATTTAAAGCGGCAGAGAGAGGCATATTTCGATGCCAAAAGCATCCAGCACAGCGTAAGGGATGCCTTCGTAGACGGAGAGCACCAATTTGACGCGCTGAAGGATGACGCCTATGACGGCATCGAGATGGTGTATTTTGACGAGAATCATGAGACTGGTTACGTCCGCCTGCAGGAAGTATTGAAGAAAATCACCAGCACAGAACTTGCCAAGTCGAACCTCGTCAATATCAAGGGCTTCATCTCGAACAGAACACGGAAGGGCGTCTGCCATATCTTGGTAGATGACGAGCGAATCAAATCGTGGGTGAACATCGATGCCTAA
- a CDS encoding RNA polymerase sigma factor, which translates to MKIALYYEDKIHPTVLEVPEEECTVMVEADYQERLNAAEDKNAVQRRTAQEILDAEVNAPTFRRNRTETRRHIHLSADDLDRRRADAMPDVPTALLGADYSELHHAIAQLRPQQRELLRRVFWEGVRQSEIARQEGVLESTISERMRRIYQRLKKFLPDGKIFL; encoded by the coding sequence ATGAAAATTGCTCTGTATTACGAAGACAAGATCCATCCGACTGTTTTGGAAGTTCCCGAGGAGGAATGCACCGTCATGGTAGAGGCGGACTATCAGGAGAGGCTGAATGCCGCCGAGGACAAGAACGCAGTTCAGCGGCGCACGGCACAGGAGATTTTGGATGCCGAGGTCAATGCTCCGACTTTCCGTAGGAATCGCACCGAGACGCGTCGCCATATCCACTTGTCTGCCGATGATCTTGACCGCCGGAGAGCGGATGCCATGCCCGATGTGCCAACGGCTTTGCTCGGCGCGGATTATTCGGAGCTTCATCACGCCATCGCGCAGCTTCGTCCTCAGCAGCGGGAACTTCTGCGGCGCGTGTTTTGGGAAGGTGTGCGCCAGTCGGAGATTGCACGTCAGGAGGGTGTATTGGAAAGCACCATATCGGAGCGGATGCGGCGCATCTATCAGCGGCTCAAGAAATTCTTGCCCGATGGAAAAATTTTTCTCTGA
- a CDS encoding siphovirus Gp157 family protein: protein MPARPLYELAAGFNALFDLVLDETMDLELLEEGLQSIECALEEKCAGGIALIKSLEAYAEAYRKEEKRFEAQRQILENRIKRIKEWYRQNLDAMGKSKVPTRYGVMSVQKNGGKQPLKIDDAALIPEAYLVTVPAHKEVNREALYEALSGGEEVPGARLEPRGRSLRIK from the coding sequence ATGCCGGCACGACCGCTTTATGAGCTTGCCGCAGGCTTCAATGCACTCTTTGACCTCGTCTTAGATGAAACGATGGACTTGGAACTTTTGGAAGAGGGGCTGCAGTCCATCGAGTGCGCCCTTGAGGAGAAATGCGCGGGCGGCATCGCGCTCATCAAATCGTTGGAAGCGTATGCGGAGGCATACCGAAAGGAAGAGAAACGCTTTGAAGCGCAGCGGCAGATTTTAGAGAACCGCATCAAACGCATCAAGGAGTGGTATCGGCAGAACCTCGATGCGATGGGGAAATCCAAAGTTCCCACGAGGTACGGTGTCATGAGCGTTCAGAAGAACGGCGGCAAACAGCCCCTCAAGATTGACGATGCCGCTCTTATCCCGGAGGCATACCTCGTCACTGTGCCGGCGCATAAGGAAGTGAATCGCGAGGCTCTCTATGAGGCATTAAGCGGCGGCGAGGAAGTCCCCGGCGCACGTTTGGAGCCGAGAGGACGGAGCCTTCGGATCAAGTAG
- a CDS encoding ATP-binding protein codes for MLNITKGKIDRAQKVVIYGSEGIGKSGIAAKFPDPLFIDTEGGTAHMDVRRIEKPQSWEEMISVVKEVAATKDLCRTLVLDTADWAEQLIVSYLCTKYKQNSIESFGYGKGYTYLGEEFSRLLVALDMVLTSGIHVVVTAHAKMRKFEQPDEMGAYDRWEMKLSKQVAPLLKEWCDILLFCNYQTFVVTSENNTQKAQGGKRVMYTSHHPAWDAKSRVPLPEVLDLDYKHIAHIFSRGQTPAATTVTQTTKQEAPAPQQQNLPEEESAADVFRSILKEKGVTEEEVRQVVAARGKYSVETPIDDYPDEFLYGYVIRYWDQIFDIIQQNRKAVV; via the coding sequence ATGCTGAACATTACGAAAGGGAAAATTGACCGCGCCCAAAAGGTGGTCATCTACGGGTCTGAGGGAATCGGCAAATCCGGTATTGCCGCCAAATTCCCCGATCCGCTCTTCATCGACACCGAGGGTGGAACAGCGCACATGGATGTGCGCCGCATTGAGAAACCGCAGTCGTGGGAGGAAATGATCTCCGTGGTCAAAGAAGTGGCAGCGACCAAGGATTTGTGCAGGACACTGGTGCTGGATACCGCCGATTGGGCAGAGCAGTTGATCGTTAGCTACCTCTGCACAAAGTACAAGCAGAACTCCATCGAGTCTTTCGGCTACGGCAAGGGCTATACCTATTTGGGCGAGGAGTTTTCGCGGCTTCTCGTCGCATTGGATATGGTTCTGACTTCTGGGATCCATGTGGTGGTCACGGCACATGCCAAGATGCGGAAGTTTGAACAGCCGGACGAGATGGGCGCATACGACCGCTGGGAGATGAAACTCAGCAAGCAGGTAGCGCCGCTTCTCAAGGAGTGGTGCGACATTCTGCTCTTTTGCAACTACCAGACCTTTGTGGTCACCTCGGAGAACAACACGCAGAAGGCACAGGGCGGCAAGCGTGTCATGTACACGTCCCATCATCCCGCATGGGACGCAAAGAGCCGTGTGCCGCTGCCGGAAGTCTTGGATCTGGACTACAAACACATCGCCCATATTTTCTCGCGGGGGCAGACTCCGGCAGCCACAACCGTCACGCAGACGACAAAGCAGGAAGCACCGGCACCGCAGCAGCAGAACCTGCCGGAGGAAGAAAGCGCTGCCGATGTGTTCCGCAGCATTTTGAAAGAGAAGGGCGTCACCGAGGAGGAGGTGCGGCAGGTGGTCGCCGCCCGTGGGAAATACTCAGTGGAGACCCCGATTGACGACTATCCCGACGAGTTTTTGTATGGCTACGTCATCCGTTACTGGGATCAGATTTTTGACATCATTCAGCAGAATCGTAAGGCTGTTGTTTAA
- a CDS encoding DEAD/DEAH box helicase, translated as MELRPYQVEAKQAILSEWSEGRRKTLLVLSTGLGKTIVFSSVTEHQVKLGHRVLIMAHRGELLSQAADKLKMLTGLDAAFEQGENRSLGSFFSVTVGSVQSLCQEKRLSMFPQDYFQDIIVDEAHHALSESYQRVLAHFPDANVLGVTATPDRGDKQTLGTFFDSQAYEYSMSRAIREGYLSPVKARMIPLQLDISKAGISGGDYSAADIGCALEPYLHQIANEMARYCRGRKTVVFLPLIATSQKFCQMLNDVGMRAAEVNGMSDDRSKILAEFENGMYDVLCNSMLLTEGWDCPAVDCIVILRPTKVRSLYQQMVGRGMRLFPGKENLLLLDFLWLTERHDLCRPSALIAKDANIAAMMDENLRNDEEVDILEAEEEAERDVLREREEALARELAAMRSKKKKLVDPIQYALSIAAEDLTSYEPTFPWEMGPPSEKQLAFLENRGILPDTVGNAGLASLLIDRLKRRQEEGLATPKQIRCLERYGFRRVGTWQFDAASALISRLAMNHWRVPQRG; from the coding sequence GTGGAACTTAGACCGTATCAGGTCGAGGCGAAACAGGCAATCCTGTCCGAGTGGAGCGAGGGGCGTCGCAAGACACTCCTCGTCCTCTCCACAGGGCTCGGAAAGACGATTGTGTTTTCCTCGGTGACAGAACATCAAGTGAAGTTGGGACACAGAGTCCTCATCATGGCGCATCGTGGGGAACTTCTCAGCCAAGCCGCTGACAAGCTGAAGATGCTCACGGGACTTGATGCAGCATTTGAGCAGGGAGAGAACCGCAGCCTCGGCAGTTTCTTTTCCGTGACAGTAGGATCGGTGCAGTCCCTTTGCCAAGAAAAGCGGCTTTCGATGTTTCCGCAGGATTATTTTCAGGACATCATCGTGGACGAGGCGCACCACGCACTCTCGGAGAGCTATCAGCGTGTGCTCGCGCATTTTCCGGATGCCAATGTCCTCGGCGTAACGGCAACACCCGACCGTGGAGACAAGCAGACGCTCGGCACATTTTTTGACTCACAGGCTTACGAGTATTCCATGAGCCGCGCCATCCGGGAGGGGTATCTCTCTCCCGTCAAGGCGCGGATGATTCCCCTGCAGCTGGATATCAGCAAGGCGGGTATCTCCGGCGGGGATTACAGCGCAGCGGACATCGGCTGCGCGTTGGAGCCGTATCTTCACCAGATCGCAAACGAAATGGCGCGTTACTGCAGGGGCAGAAAGACCGTGGTGTTCCTGCCGCTCATCGCCACATCGCAGAAATTCTGCCAGATGTTGAATGATGTCGGCATGAGGGCAGCGGAAGTCAACGGCATGAGTGATGACCGCTCGAAAATCCTTGCAGAGTTCGAGAATGGCATGTATGACGTGCTATGCAACTCCATGCTCCTTACAGAAGGCTGGGACTGCCCCGCTGTGGACTGCATCGTAATTTTGCGCCCCACCAAAGTGCGGAGCCTCTATCAGCAGATGGTGGGACGCGGCATGCGGCTCTTTCCGGGCAAGGAGAACTTGCTCCTGTTGGACTTTCTCTGGCTGACGGAGCGTCACGATCTCTGCAGACCATCGGCTCTCATTGCCAAGGACGCGAACATCGCCGCAATGATGGATGAAAACCTCCGAAATGACGAAGAAGTGGACATTCTCGAAGCCGAAGAGGAGGCAGAGCGGGACGTGCTGCGTGAACGGGAGGAAGCATTGGCGAGGGAGCTTGCCGCGATGCGGAGCAAGAAGAAAAAGCTGGTAGATCCGATCCAGTATGCGCTTTCCATCGCCGCTGAGGATCTCACAAGCTACGAACCGACCTTCCCTTGGGAAATGGGACCGCCGTCTGAAAAGCAGCTTGCTTTCCTTGAGAATCGCGGCATCCTGCCCGACACCGTGGGAAACGCCGGGCTTGCCTCGCTCCTCATCGACCGTCTGAAACGGCGGCAGGAGGAAGGACTCGCCACACCCAAACAGATCCGCTGCTTGGAGCGTTACGGCTTTCGGCGCGTAGGCACGTGGCAGTTCGATGCAGCCAGTGCTCTGATCTCCCGCTTGGCGATGAATCATTGGCGCGTCCCCCAGAGGGGATGA
- a CDS encoding AAA family ATPase — MDKNILSALKYINVAEVDRADWIQVGMALKEEGYPCSIWDDWSQRDPRYHPGECEKKWAGFSGTATPVKGGTIVQLAKERGWTPCAEGAMAWDDTIEYDGNDGFNGFSPPDAWNPVQDLIDYLSLLFDPADRVGYVTGDVWQGGEGKWLPSKGVYDRTAGELIASLKKHADDIGATVGDWKPEVGGWIRFNPLDGEGVKNENVTKYKYALVESDTLPIAEQDVFFRKLELPIAALVHSGGKSLHAIVRVDAADYEEYRKRVAFLYDFMENQGVPIDKQNRNPSRLSRMPGLTRNGNRQYLAATNIGRKSWTDWMDFVEGVTDELPPMTPLSAYKDNPPLLPEELIHGILRRGHKMLISGSSKAGKSFLLMELCVSIAEGIPWLGFTCRQGRVLYVNLEIDPASCITRFLKIYDALHLPINKSENIVIWNLRGHAVPLDQLVPKLVRRVRDQHLDAIVIDPIYKVITGDENNASEMGQFCNQFDKICTETGCSAIYCHHHSKGAQGNKRAMDRASGSGVFARDPDAQLDMIQLELTEDIKNNLRDGHATAWRLESSLREFENIEPVNFWFEYPIHRLDTNGNLGEMPAQGTLEAGRMKNSHAKTAEACAEEFRNAYQALNMDGNVTVSDMMGYLNVSDKTVYARLKKLDGEFILKKGRILRNDGASKDFE; from the coding sequence ATGGACAAGAATATCTTGTCGGCTTTGAAGTACATCAACGTTGCGGAGGTTGACCGCGCCGACTGGATTCAGGTTGGCATGGCACTCAAGGAGGAAGGTTATCCATGCTCCATCTGGGATGATTGGAGTCAGAGAGATCCTCGTTACCATCCCGGCGAATGCGAAAAGAAGTGGGCGGGCTTTAGCGGCACGGCCACTCCCGTCAAGGGTGGCACGATTGTGCAGCTGGCAAAAGAGCGCGGTTGGACTCCTTGCGCTGAGGGCGCGATGGCATGGGATGACACCATCGAATATGACGGTAACGACGGCTTCAACGGATTTTCGCCGCCCGATGCGTGGAATCCCGTGCAGGACTTGATCGACTATCTCTCTCTGCTGTTTGATCCTGCTGACCGAGTGGGCTATGTCACGGGCGACGTATGGCAGGGGGGCGAGGGCAAGTGGCTGCCCAGTAAGGGCGTGTACGACCGCACGGCAGGGGAGCTGATCGCATCCCTCAAGAAGCACGCCGATGACATCGGAGCAACCGTGGGTGACTGGAAACCGGAGGTGGGCGGTTGGATTCGGTTCAATCCGCTGGACGGCGAGGGCGTAAAAAACGAGAACGTCACCAAGTACAAGTATGCTTTGGTGGAATCCGATACGCTTCCCATCGCCGAGCAGGATGTCTTCTTTCGCAAGCTGGAACTGCCGATTGCAGCTCTGGTGCATAGTGGAGGAAAGAGCCTTCATGCCATAGTGCGTGTGGATGCCGCTGACTATGAGGAATACCGAAAGCGCGTGGCTTTTCTCTACGACTTCATGGAAAATCAGGGCGTCCCCATCGACAAGCAGAACCGCAATCCCTCACGGCTTTCCCGGATGCCGGGGCTTACTCGAAACGGCAATCGCCAGTACCTCGCCGCAACGAACATCGGCAGGAAGTCATGGACGGACTGGATGGATTTCGTGGAGGGCGTGACGGATGAACTTCCACCAATGACCCCACTCTCGGCGTACAAGGATAATCCACCTTTGCTCCCCGAAGAGTTGATCCACGGAATCCTGCGGCGCGGGCATAAGATGCTCATTTCCGGATCGTCCAAGGCGGGAAAGTCGTTTCTCCTCATGGAGCTTTGCGTCTCCATCGCTGAGGGAATCCCGTGGCTGGGGTTCACTTGCCGCCAAGGGCGGGTGCTCTATGTCAATCTCGAAATTGATCCGGCAAGCTGCATCACCCGCTTCCTCAAAATTTACGATGCCCTTCATCTGCCTATAAACAAATCGGAAAACATCGTCATCTGGAACTTGAGAGGCCACGCTGTGCCATTAGACCAGCTTGTGCCCAAACTCGTCCGCCGTGTTCGTGACCAGCATTTGGATGCCATTGTTATCGATCCCATCTACAAGGTCATCACGGGAGATGAAAACAACGCATCCGAAATGGGGCAGTTCTGCAACCAGTTCGACAAGATTTGCACGGAGACCGGCTGCTCTGCGATTTACTGCCATCATCACAGCAAGGGCGCGCAGGGGAACAAGCGGGCGATGGACAGGGCTTCCGGCTCCGGCGTATTTGCCCGCGACCCCGATGCCCAGCTTGACATGATCCAGTTGGAACTCACGGAAGACATCAAGAACAACCTGCGTGACGGTCACGCTACGGCTTGGCGTTTGGAGTCGAGCCTTCGTGAATTCGAGAACATCGAGCCGGTGAACTTCTGGTTCGAGTATCCCATTCATCGGTTGGACACGAATGGCAATCTTGGTGAGATGCCCGCACAGGGAACACTGGAGGCGGGACGCATGAAGAACAGCCACGCCAAGACTGCGGAGGCGTGTGCGGAGGAGTTCCGAAACGCTTATCAGGCACTCAATATGGACGGAAACGTGACGGTTTCCGACATGATGGGTTATCTCAATGTATCGGACAAAACCGTCTACGCAAGACTCAAAAAACTGGACGGCGAATTCATCCTCAAAAAAGGCCGTATCTTAAGGAATGACGGGGCTTCCAAGGATTTTGAGTAA
- a CDS encoding RusA family crossover junction endodeoxyribonuclease codes for MIFFLDINPPTATAQEKSVRIVGGRPIFYDPTPLKKAKVLLTAHLGKHRPTAPLDGALELRTTWLFPMGKSHKSGEWRTTRPDTDNLQKMLKDCMTKCGYWEDDAQVVREIVEKQWAAEPGIHIEIKQLGIQRTSNRNGEGYSDPTARDALRHCK; via the coding sequence ATGATATTTTTCCTCGACATCAATCCTCCTACGGCGACCGCGCAGGAGAAATCCGTGCGGATCGTGGGCGGCAGACCGATATTTTATGACCCGACTCCCCTAAAGAAGGCAAAGGTGCTTTTGACCGCACATCTGGGGAAACACCGTCCGACCGCACCTCTGGACGGAGCCTTGGAACTTCGCACCACATGGCTCTTTCCGATGGGCAAATCCCATAAAAGCGGCGAGTGGCGCACGACCCGCCCGGACACCGACAATCTGCAGAAAATGCTCAAGGACTGCATGACCAAGTGCGGCTACTGGGAGGACGATGCCCAAGTCGTGCGGGAGATTGTGGAAAAGCAGTGGGCGGCAGAGCCGGGGATTCACATTGAAATCAAGCAGCTGGGGATTCAGCGCACATCGAACCGCAATGGGGAAGGCTACAGCGACCCTACAGCAAGAGACGCGCTGAGGCACTGCAAGTAA
- a CDS encoding DUF4406 domain-containing protein — MNMIYISHPYTGAEKENRKAAAAIAAELARKYPHVLFVNPLDAMRHLKAAKIPYDTVLEQCKTLLGKCNGLIMAGNWKDSNGCMEEYLYAVHHRLTIWEGTEEFDSEEVMPHDRCGTHASCKKCICPSCAHRLTCWNCNDCVQEAGQTVPIGYTGGDVWQPGCSRYEKKG, encoded by the coding sequence ATGAACATGATTTATATTTCCCATCCCTACACGGGAGCTGAAAAAGAGAACCGCAAGGCAGCAGCGGCGATTGCGGCGGAGCTCGCCAGGAAATACCCGCATGTCCTGTTCGTCAATCCGCTGGATGCCATGCGGCACTTGAAGGCCGCCAAGATTCCCTACGATACGGTCTTGGAACAGTGCAAGACGCTTCTCGGCAAATGCAACGGTTTGATCATGGCAGGAAACTGGAAGGACAGCAACGGCTGCATGGAGGAATATCTGTACGCCGTTCATCATCGGCTGACAATTTGGGAAGGCACGGAGGAATTTGACAGCGAGGAAGTCATGCCCCATGATCGATGCGGAACGCACGCGTCTTGCAAAAAATGTATCTGCCCATCCTGCGCCCATCGACTTACATGCTGGAACTGCAACGACTGTGTGCAGGAGGCGGGGCAGACTGTTCCCATAGGATATACAGGTGGCGACGTTTGGCAGCCGGGCTGCTCCCGCTACGAAAAGAAGGGCTGA